Proteins encoded by one window of Streptomyces clavuligerus:
- a CDS encoding MraY family glycosyltransferase — protein sequence MRDYLLTLCVTAAVTYLLTGPVRKFAIATGAMPEIRARDVHREPTPRLGGIAMFFGLCAGLLVADHLTNLHSVFEWSNEPRALLSGAALIWIIGVLDDKFEIDALIKLGGQMIAAGVMVMQGLTILWIPVPGVGMVTLTDWQGTLLTVALVVITINAVNFVDGLDGLAAGMVCIAAAAFFLYAYRIWVGNGIQAAAPATLFTAILIGMCLGFLLHNMHPARIFMGDSGSMLIGLVLSASVISLTGNVDMDTLQLFAEDGSAQNSAQAALPVFIPLLLPLTIIAIPLADLLLAIVRRTWNGQSPFAADRGHLHHRLLQIGHSHSRAVLIMYFWAAVMSFGLVGYSVDSSSAWIVMIIAGLSAVGLVLLLLPRFTPRAPRWAESFVPPRYRRRRPAVAPAPGAPEEGAHSGAPVPVTAASGARPEQSPPPARTGDGGVSGVNGATAVGARSRLLDGRKAGTRG from the coding sequence GTGCGTGATTATTTGCTGACGCTCTGTGTCACAGCCGCGGTGACCTATCTGCTCACCGGACCGGTGCGCAAGTTCGCCATCGCGACCGGCGCGATGCCGGAGATCCGCGCCCGTGACGTGCACCGTGAGCCGACACCGAGGCTCGGCGGCATCGCCATGTTCTTCGGGCTGTGCGCGGGTCTCCTCGTCGCCGACCACCTGACCAATCTGCACAGCGTCTTCGAATGGTCGAACGAGCCGCGCGCCCTGCTGTCGGGCGCCGCCCTCATCTGGATCATCGGCGTCCTGGACGACAAGTTCGAGATCGACGCCCTGATCAAACTCGGCGGGCAGATGATCGCCGCCGGTGTGATGGTGATGCAGGGTCTGACGATCCTGTGGATTCCCGTCCCCGGCGTCGGCATGGTCACGCTCACCGACTGGCAGGGCACCCTGCTCACGGTGGCCCTGGTCGTGATCACCATCAACGCGGTGAACTTCGTGGACGGCCTCGACGGCCTCGCCGCCGGGATGGTCTGCATCGCCGCCGCCGCGTTCTTCCTGTACGCGTACCGCATCTGGGTGGGCAACGGAATTCAGGCGGCGGCCCCCGCCACGCTTTTCACCGCGATTCTCATCGGAATGTGCCTGGGCTTTCTGCTGCACAATATGCACCCCGCGCGGATCTTCATGGGCGACTCGGGATCGATGCTGATCGGGCTGGTGCTCTCCGCCTCGGTGATCTCGCTGACCGGCAATGTCGACATGGACACCCTGCAACTGTTCGCCGAGGACGGCTCCGCGCAGAACTCCGCGCAGGCGGCCCTGCCGGTCTTCATCCCGCTGCTGCTGCCGCTGACCATCATCGCCATCCCGCTCGCGGATCTGCTGCTCGCGATCGTGCGCCGCACCTGGAACGGGCAGTCGCCGTTCGCGGCCGACCGGGGGCATCTGCACCACCGGCTGCTCCAGATCGGTCACTCGCACAGCCGAGCGGTGCTCATCATGTACTTCTGGGCCGCGGTGATGTCGTTCGGCCTGGTCGGATACTCCGTGGACTCGTCCTCGGCATGGATCGTGATGATCATCGCCGGGCTGAGCGCCGTCGGCCTCGTCCTGCTGCTCCTGCCGCGGTTCACCCCGCGCGCCCCGCGCTGGGCGGAGTCCTTCGTCCCGCCGCGCTACCGGCGCCGCAGGCCCGCCGTGGCGCCCGCCCCCGGGGCGCCGGAGGAGGGGGCGCACAGCGGCGCCCCGGTGCCCGTCACGGCGGCCTCCGGCGCCCGTCCGGAGCAGTCGCCGCCCCCGGCGCGCACAGGTGACGGCGGGGTCAGCGGGGTCAACGGAGCGACCGCCGTGGGCGCCCGTTCGCGTCTGCTGGACGGGCGTAAGGCAGGAACCCGAGGGTGA
- the atpB gene encoding F0F1 ATP synthase subunit A — MSADPQMLAFDPNCQLFSGCGFPAPGLHTFLYEPIFTVNGFEFTKPMLLAFVSSILVVGFFWAAFGKAKLVPGKLQMIGEAGYDFVRRGVVYEIIGKKDGEKYVPLMVSLFFFVWLLNLWSIIPLAQFPVTSLIAFPAGLALIVYVTWVSLTFKKHGFAGGWKNILGYDKNLGPILPLVMILEFFSNLIIRPFTHAVRLFANMFAGHMLIVMFSLATWYLMSGIGFVYAGASFVMVMVMIVFELFIQAVQAYVFVLLASSYIQGALSEHH, encoded by the coding sequence GTGAGTGCTGACCCCCAGATGCTCGCCTTCGACCCGAACTGTCAGCTCTTCTCGGGGTGCGGGTTCCCAGCTCCGGGCCTGCACACGTTCCTGTATGAGCCGATCTTCACGGTCAACGGCTTTGAGTTCACCAAGCCGATGCTGCTGGCCTTCGTCAGCTCCATCCTCGTCGTCGGCTTCTTCTGGGCCGCCTTCGGCAAGGCGAAGCTGGTCCCGGGCAAGCTCCAGATGATCGGTGAGGCCGGGTACGACTTCGTCCGCCGCGGCGTCGTCTACGAGATCATCGGGAAGAAGGACGGCGAGAAGTACGTCCCGCTGATGGTGTCGCTGTTCTTCTTCGTCTGGTTGCTCAACCTCTGGTCGATCATTCCGCTCGCCCAGTTCCCGGTCACGTCGCTGATCGCCTTCCCGGCGGGTCTCGCCCTGATCGTCTATGTCACCTGGGTCTCCCTGACCTTCAAGAAGCACGGCTTCGCAGGCGGCTGGAAGAACATCCTCGGCTACGACAAGAACCTCGGGCCGATCCTCCCCCTGGTGATGATCCTGGAGTTCTTCTCCAACCTGATCATCCGCCCCTTCACGCACGCGGTCCGGCTCTTCGCGAACATGTTCGCCGGCCACATGCTGATCGTGATGTTCTCCCTGGCCACCTGGTACCTGATGAGCGGGATCGGCTTCGTCTACGCCGGCGCCTCGTTCGTGATGGTCATGGTGATGATCGTCTTCGAGCTCTTCATCCAGGCCGTCCAGGCGTACG
- the prmC gene encoding peptide chain release factor N(5)-glutamine methyltransferase encodes MNLLLAEVAQATQRLADAGVPSPRFDAEELAAFVHGVKRGELHTVKDADFDARYWEAVARREAREPLQHITGRAFFRYLELQVGPGVFVPRPETESVVGWAIDAVRAMDVVEPLIVDLCTGSGAIALAMAQEVPRSRVHAVELSENALDWARKNAEGSRVTVHHGNALTALPELDGQVDLVISNPPYIPLTEWEYVAPEARDHDPEMALFSGEDGLDTIRGIERTAHRLLRPGGLVVIEHADTQGGQVPWIFNEESGWADAADHPDLNNRPRFATARKATP; translated from the coding sequence GTGAACCTGCTGCTTGCCGAGGTGGCCCAGGCCACCCAGCGGCTGGCCGACGCCGGCGTGCCGTCCCCGCGCTTCGACGCGGAGGAACTGGCCGCGTTCGTGCACGGGGTGAAGCGCGGTGAGCTGCACACCGTCAAGGACGCGGACTTCGACGCCCGCTACTGGGAGGCCGTCGCCCGCCGCGAGGCGCGCGAGCCGCTCCAGCACATCACCGGGCGGGCCTTCTTCCGCTATCTGGAGCTCCAGGTGGGGCCCGGTGTCTTCGTGCCCCGCCCGGAGACCGAGTCGGTCGTCGGCTGGGCCATAGACGCCGTACGCGCCATGGATGTCGTCGAGCCGCTCATCGTCGACCTGTGCACGGGCTCCGGTGCCATCGCCCTCGCGATGGCGCAGGAGGTGCCCCGCTCCCGGGTGCACGCCGTGGAACTCTCCGAGAACGCCCTGGACTGGGCCCGCAAGAACGCCGAGGGGTCCCGGGTCACCGTGCACCACGGCAACGCGCTCACCGCGCTGCCGGAGCTGGACGGCCAGGTCGACCTGGTGATCTCCAACCCGCCGTACATCCCGCTCACCGAGTGGGAGTACGTCGCCCCTGAGGCACGGGACCACGACCCCGAGATGGCCCTGTTCTCCGGCGAGGACGGCCTCGACACCATCCGCGGCATCGAGCGCACCGCCCACCGGCTGCTGCGCCCCGGCGGCCTCGTCGTCATCGAGCACGCCGACACCCAGGGCGGACAGGTGCCGTGGATCTTCAACGAGGAGTCCGGCTGGGCGGACGCGGCGGACCACCCCGACCTCAACAACCGCCCCCGCTTCGCGACGGCCCGCAAGGCGACCCCGTGA
- the glyA gene encoding serine hydroxymethyltransferase → MAAPTAPTAATSRRTPGTSAGIDASAAPADASAALAAPADGFADFAALRRQDPEIAEVVLAEAARQADTVQLIAAENFTSPAVLAALASPLANKYAEGYPGARHHSGCEPADAAERIARERATALFGADHANVQPHSGSAAVLAAYAALLRPGDTVLAMAPAHGGHLTHGSPANFSGRWFDFAGYGVDPVTGLLDYERIRALARERRPRAIVCGSICYPRHPDYAAFREIADETGAHLIVDAAHPLGLIAGGAAPSPVPYADLVCATTHKVLRGPRGGMLLTGRDLAERVDRAVFPLTQGGAQMHTVAAKAVAFGEAATPAFAAYAHQVVANARVLAAALAAEGFAVVTGGTDTHLIAADPAPLGTDGRTARSLLAAAGLVVDVCPLPSGAGRGIRLGTAAVTTQGMGEREMATIAALCGRAVRDGGREPGARTPRVRDQARDLAGRFPPGPG, encoded by the coding sequence ATGGCAGCACCCACCGCACCCACCGCCGCCACATCACGGCGGACGCCCGGCACATCCGCCGGAATCGACGCCTCCGCCGCACCCGCTGACGCCTCCGCCGCACTCGCCGCGCCCGCTGACGGCTTCGCCGACTTCGCTGCGCTGCGCCGCCAGGACCCGGAGATCGCGGAGGTCGTCCTCGCCGAGGCCGCCCGCCAGGCGGACACCGTCCAGCTCATCGCGGCGGAGAACTTCACCTCCCCCGCGGTGCTCGCCGCGCTCGCCTCCCCGCTGGCGAACAAGTACGCGGAGGGCTATCCCGGTGCCCGGCACCACTCCGGCTGCGAACCGGCCGACGCCGCCGAGCGCATCGCCCGTGAACGGGCCACAGCGCTCTTCGGAGCGGATCATGCGAACGTCCAGCCCCACTCGGGCTCCGCGGCCGTCCTGGCGGCGTACGCGGCCCTTCTGCGGCCCGGTGACACGGTCCTCGCGATGGCCCCGGCGCACGGTGGCCATCTCACCCACGGCTCGCCCGCGAACTTCTCCGGCCGATGGTTCGACTTCGCCGGTTACGGGGTCGACCCCGTCACCGGTCTGCTGGACTACGAGCGGATTCGCGCACTCGCCCGCGAGCGGCGCCCCCGGGCCATCGTCTGCGGCTCGATCTGCTACCCCCGCCACCCCGACTACGCCGCCTTCCGGGAGATCGCCGACGAGACCGGCGCCCATCTGATCGTGGACGCCGCCCACCCCCTGGGCCTGATCGCGGGCGGCGCGGCCCCCAGCCCCGTCCCGTACGCGGACCTCGTCTGCGCGACCACCCACAAGGTGCTGCGCGGCCCGCGCGGCGGGATGCTGCTCACCGGCCGGGACCTGGCCGAGCGCGTGGACCGGGCGGTGTTCCCGCTCACCCAGGGCGGCGCCCAGATGCACACCGTCGCCGCCAAGGCCGTCGCCTTCGGGGAGGCGGCGACCCCCGCGTTCGCCGCGTACGCCCATCAGGTGGTGGCCAACGCCCGGGTGCTGGCGGCGGCCCTGGCGGCGGAGGGGTTCGCCGTCGTCACCGGCGGCACCGACACCCATCTGATCGCCGCGGACCCGGCCCCGCTCGGCACGGACGGCCGGACCGCCCGGAGTCTGCTCGCCGCCGCCGGCCTGGTCGTCGACGTCTGTCCGCTGCCCTCGGGCGCCGGGCGCGGGATCAGGCTCGGCACCGCCGCCGTGACCACGCAGGGCATGGGGGAACGGGAGATGGCCACCATCGCCGCGCTGTGCGGCCGGGCGGTCCGCGACGGCGGCCGGGAGCCGGGGGCACGGACACCGAGGGTGCGCGATCAAGCCCGTGATCTTGCCGGTAGATTTCCGCCCGGTCCGGGATGA
- a CDS encoding protein-tyrosine-phosphatase, with the protein MIAPEGRGIGGDAVGDTFRILHVSTGNVCRSPITERLTRQALCDRLGDLPPGSAGGSPIGGLIVESAGTWGHEGAPMEANAEAVLADFGADASGFVGRELLDEHVIRADLVLTATLDHRAQVISMGHSAGLRTFTLKEFTRLVRAIDPATLPDPRDEGVVERARALVRAAAALRGWLLAPSPDADEVYDPYGAPLTFFRSVGGEINQALDPVLTALTGINTPSSCR; encoded by the coding sequence TTGATCGCCCCTGAGGGGCGTGGCATAGGCGGGGACGCCGTCGGCGACACGTTCAGAATCCTCCATGTCAGCACCGGCAATGTCTGCCGCTCGCCGATCACCGAGCGGCTGACCCGGCAGGCCCTGTGCGACCGGCTCGGCGACCTTCCCCCCGGCTCGGCCGGGGGGTCGCCCATCGGTGGGCTGATCGTGGAGAGCGCGGGCACCTGGGGCCACGAGGGCGCCCCCATGGAGGCCAACGCGGAGGCCGTGCTCGCGGACTTCGGCGCGGACGCGAGCGGGTTCGTGGGACGGGAGCTGCTGGACGAGCATGTGATTCGCGCGGATCTGGTGCTCACGGCGACGCTGGACCACCGGGCGCAGGTCATCTCGATGGGGCACTCGGCGGGGCTGCGGACCTTCACGCTCAAGGAGTTCACCCGGCTGGTGCGGGCCATCGACCCGGCGACCCTGCCCGACCCCCGGGACGAGGGCGTCGTCGAGCGCGCCCGTGCCCTGGTGCGGGCGGCGGCGGCGCTGCGGGGCTGGCTGCTGGCGCCGAGCCCGGACGCCGACGAGGTGTACGACCCGTACGGCGCGCCCCTCACGTTCTTCCGTTCCGTCGGCGGCGAGATCAACCAGGCCCTCGATCCGGTGCTCACGGCGCTGACGGGCATCAACACCCCCTCGTCCTGCCGCTGA
- a CDS encoding trypsin-like serine protease — translation MPHSTRTRRIRHEIPAALTVLALAGTGLLSGSAHAAGTAPAQAPVQNSAAVTPAGQQPEVPSQGELRERVAEALTAIRAKGDKLPVRPSPGGEGSTGPSARIIGGKTTTISSAPWMAQLYFKDAFGDLFSCGGAVVAPTKIVTAAHCVSGIDFRKTGAVITGATQTPVFTGRDDADGRPLLNLRGGELRAVVRQWHHPKYDDWTLNNDIAVLTLASGVQAKPLPVLKPTDTGLYKAATDGKVYGWGRTGSGPTAGGSEVLKVADADAQSDANCKRAYGSEFFAGTMYCAGAAPTGKDSTTETSCHGDSGGPLVAGGKLAGVVSWGDPDCAAKGKYGVYTKVSAFQSAIRAQIHDANWNRDRYADLVARRGDTLFHWSSTGKTLVRKEELGNFSGANILFQTDLDRDDRQDLVWRDAAGGVQWKRGGGATTTIVKDWRDQRQILAPGDLSGDEIPDLMTVTSKGSAYLHAGTGKGTFGAPVLIGPGWQQFDMVRGHGDFSNDGRADVLARGAGGKTYLYQGTGDAKKPFLARVEVAAFSSLNALITTGDMNGDGRADLLARDTANRLWLYPGTGSATKPFGTRTQFGSGWQNYNLFG, via the coding sequence GTGCCCCACAGCACCCGTACGCGCCGGATCAGACATGAGATACCCGCCGCCCTGACCGTTCTGGCTCTGGCGGGCACCGGCCTGCTGAGCGGTAGCGCCCACGCCGCCGGGACGGCCCCCGCGCAGGCTCCCGTCCAGAACTCCGCCGCCGTGACCCCGGCCGGTCAGCAGCCCGAGGTGCCCTCGCAGGGCGAACTCCGCGAGCGGGTCGCCGAAGCGCTCACAGCGATCCGGGCGAAGGGCGACAAGCTCCCCGTCAGGCCCTCGCCCGGCGGCGAGGGCAGCACCGGGCCGAGCGCCCGCATCATCGGCGGCAAGACCACGACGATCTCCTCCGCGCCCTGGATGGCGCAGCTCTACTTCAAGGACGCGTTCGGCGACCTCTTCTCCTGCGGTGGCGCCGTGGTCGCCCCCACGAAGATCGTCACCGCCGCCCACTGCGTCAGCGGCATCGACTTCCGCAAGACCGGGGCCGTCATCACCGGCGCCACCCAGACACCCGTCTTCACCGGGCGGGACGACGCCGACGGACGGCCCCTCCTCAATCTGCGCGGCGGTGAGCTGCGCGCCGTCGTCCGGCAGTGGCACCATCCCAAGTACGACGACTGGACGCTCAACAACGACATCGCGGTGCTCACGCTCGCGAGCGGTGTCCAGGCGAAGCCGCTGCCGGTCCTGAAGCCCACCGACACCGGGCTCTACAAGGCCGCGACGGACGGCAAGGTGTACGGCTGGGGCCGTACCGGCTCCGGCCCCACCGCCGGTGGCTCCGAGGTGCTGAAGGTCGCCGACGCGGACGCCCAGTCGGACGCCAACTGCAAGAGGGCGTACGGCTCGGAGTTCTTCGCCGGGACGATGTACTGCGCCGGTGCCGCCCCCACGGGCAAGGACAGCACCACCGAGACCAGTTGCCACGGCGACTCCGGCGGCCCGCTGGTGGCCGGCGGCAAGCTGGCCGGTGTGGTCTCCTGGGGCGACCCCGACTGCGCCGCCAAGGGCAAGTACGGCGTCTACACCAAGGTCAGCGCCTTCCAGTCGGCCATCAGGGCGCAGATCCACGATGCCAACTGGAACCGGGACCGCTACGCCGATCTGGTCGCCCGCCGCGGCGACACCCTCTTCCACTGGTCCTCCACCGGCAAGACGCTGGTCCGCAAGGAGGAACTGGGGAACTTCTCCGGCGCGAACATCCTGTTCCAGACGGACCTGGACCGGGACGACCGCCAGGACCTGGTCTGGCGGGACGCCGCGGGCGGTGTCCAGTGGAAGCGGGGCGGCGGCGCGACCACGACGATCGTCAAGGACTGGCGGGACCAGCGGCAGATCCTCGCCCCGGGCGATCTGAGCGGTGACGAGATCCCCGACCTGATGACCGTCACCTCCAAGGGCAGTGCCTATCTGCACGCGGGCACCGGCAAGGGCACCTTCGGCGCGCCGGTCCTGATCGGTCCCGGCTGGCAGCAGTTCGACATGGTGCGTGGCCACGGCGACTTCAGCAACGACGGCCGGGCCGATGTCCTGGCCCGGGGCGCGGGCGGCAAGACCTACCTCTACCAGGGCACGGGCGACGCCAAGAAGCCGTTCCTGGCCCGGGTCGAGGTGGCCGCCTTCAGCAGCCTCAACGCCCTGATCACCACCGGCGACATGAACGGCGACGGCCGCGCGGACCTGCTGGCCCGCGACACCGCCAACAGGCTGTGGCTCTACCCGGGCACCGGCTCGGCGACGAAGCCCTTCGGGACCCGGACCCAGTTCGGCAGCGGCTGGCAGAACTACAACCTGTTCGGCTGA
- the rpmE gene encoding 50S ribosomal protein L31, protein MKRDIHPEYVETQVSCTCGAAFTTRSTIGSGSVRAEVCSECHPFYTGKQKILDTGGRVARFEARFGKAAGSGKK, encoded by the coding sequence TTGAAGCGCGACATCCACCCCGAGTACGTCGAGACGCAGGTCAGCTGCACCTGTGGCGCGGCGTTCACGACTCGCAGCACCATCGGCAGCGGCAGCGTCCGCGCCGAGGTCTGCTCCGAGTGCCACCCGTTCTACACGGGCAAGCAGAAGATCCTCGACACCGGTGGCCGTGTGGCCCGCTTCGAGGCCCGCTTCGGCAAGGCTGCCGGCTCCGGCAAGAAGTAG
- a CDS encoding LCP family protein produces the protein MGEQSSGRIGGSRGRRRRKPSTARRAGGVAAWSLVGLLLVGGAGAGYVYLKLDGNLDGIDINARLGTDRPDDVDNGSLDILLLGSDSRAGANAGYGGEDEGARADTAMVVHLHEGRKKASVVSIPRDTLITRPECTDREDRPVPAQNRVMFNTAYEVGGPACAVKTVERMSGIRMDHYIEVDFTGFKKLVDALGGVEITTNQAIKDPKSHLDLSPGTHTLNGEQSLGLVRTRKSVGDGSDLGRIQLQQAFMKALINQVKEVGVLTSPTKLLDIADTATKAITPDSELDSVGELTGFAKGLTGLDAQDVTMVTMPVEYDPIDPNRVIPLRGAAQQVWTALHLDRPIPAAALVDSAGDKGVAGSVVRGGTAPADPGAAQDAEGRSGTSAGSGDTGPATGNGGG, from the coding sequence ATGGGCGAGCAGAGCAGCGGCCGAATAGGCGGCAGCCGCGGCAGGCGGCGCAGAAAGCCGTCCACGGCGCGCAGGGCCGGCGGTGTGGCCGCCTGGTCCCTGGTGGGGCTGCTGCTCGTGGGCGGGGCGGGCGCGGGCTATGTCTACCTCAAGCTCGACGGCAATCTCGACGGCATCGACATCAACGCCCGGCTGGGCACCGACCGCCCCGACGACGTCGACAACGGCTCGCTCGACATCCTGCTGCTGGGCTCGGACTCCCGCGCCGGGGCGAACGCCGGATACGGCGGCGAGGACGAGGGGGCCCGCGCGGACACGGCGATGGTCGTCCACCTCCACGAGGGCCGCAAGAAGGCGAGCGTCGTCTCCATCCCGCGCGACACCCTCATCACCCGCCCCGAGTGCACGGACCGCGAGGACCGGCCGGTGCCCGCGCAGAACCGGGTCATGTTCAACACGGCGTACGAGGTCGGCGGGCCCGCCTGCGCGGTGAAGACCGTCGAGCGGATGTCCGGCATCCGGATGGACCACTACATCGAGGTCGACTTCACCGGCTTCAAGAAGCTCGTCGACGCCCTCGGCGGGGTGGAGATCACCACCAACCAGGCGATCAAGGATCCGAAGAGCCATCTCGATCTCTCGCCCGGCACCCACACCCTGAACGGCGAGCAGTCCCTCGGCCTCGTCCGGACCCGCAAGAGCGTCGGCGACGGCAGCGACCTCGGCCGCATCCAGCTCCAGCAGGCGTTCATGAAGGCGCTCATCAACCAGGTCAAGGAGGTGGGGGTGCTCACCAGCCCCACCAAGCTCCTCGACATCGCCGACACCGCGACCAAGGCGATCACCCCCGACTCCGAGCTGGACTCCGTCGGCGAGCTGACCGGTTTCGCCAAGGGCCTGACCGGCCTCGACGCCCAGGACGTCACCATGGTGACCATGCCGGTCGAGTACGACCCGATCGACCCCAACCGGGTGATCCCGCTGCGCGGCGCGGCCCAGCAGGTCTGGACGGCGCTCCACCTGGACCGCCCCATCCCGGCCGCGGCGCTCGTGGACTCCGCGGGCGACAAGGGCGTGGCGGGCTCGGTGGTGCGCGGCGGTACGGCACCCGCCGACCCGGGCGCCGCGCAGGACGCCGAGGGCCGGAGCGGCACCTCGGCCGGGTCCGGGGACACCGGCCCGGCGACGGGGAACGGCGGCGGCTGA
- the prfA gene encoding peptide chain release factor 1: MFEAVEDLIGEHAGLEKQLADPSVHADQANARKLSKRYAELTPIVGTYRSWKLTGEDIDTARELAADDPDFAAEVKELEQRREELTEKLRLLLVPRDPSDDKDVILEVKAGAGGDESALFAGDLLRMYLRYAERVGWKTEIINSTESELGGYKDVQVAVKTKGNAEPGQGVWARLKYEGGVHRVQRVPATESQGRIHTSAAGVLVTPEAEEIDVEINPNDLRIDVYRSSGPGGQSVNTTDSAVRITHLPTGVVASCQNEKSQLQNKEQAMRILRSRLLAAAQEEAEKEAADARRSQVRTVDRSEKIRTYNFPENRISDHRVGFKAYNLDQVLDGDLDAVIQACVDADSAAKLAAAQ, encoded by the coding sequence ATGTTCGAGGCGGTCGAGGATCTGATCGGTGAGCACGCCGGTCTGGAGAAGCAGCTCGCCGACCCTTCCGTCCACGCCGACCAGGCGAACGCGCGCAAGCTGAGCAAGCGCTACGCCGAGCTGACCCCGATCGTCGGCACCTACCGTTCGTGGAAGCTGACCGGTGAGGACATCGACACGGCGCGTGAGCTGGCGGCCGACGACCCGGACTTCGCCGCCGAGGTGAAGGAGCTGGAGCAGCGGCGCGAGGAGCTGACCGAGAAGCTGCGGCTGCTGCTCGTCCCGCGCGACCCCAGCGACGACAAGGACGTGATCCTGGAGGTCAAGGCCGGAGCGGGCGGCGACGAGTCCGCGCTCTTCGCCGGTGACCTGCTGCGGATGTATCTGCGGTACGCCGAGCGCGTCGGCTGGAAGACCGAGATCATCAACTCCACCGAGTCCGAGCTGGGCGGCTACAAGGACGTCCAGGTCGCGGTCAAGACCAAGGGCAACGCCGAGCCCGGCCAGGGCGTCTGGGCCCGGCTGAAGTACGAGGGCGGGGTGCACCGCGTCCAGCGCGTGCCCGCCACCGAGTCGCAGGGCCGTATCCACACCTCCGCCGCCGGGGTGCTCGTCACCCCCGAGGCCGAGGAGATCGACGTGGAGATCAACCCCAACGATCTGCGGATCGACGTCTACCGCTCCTCCGGGCCCGGCGGCCAGTCCGTCAACACCACCGACTCCGCCGTGCGCATCACCCATCTGCCCACCGGTGTCGTCGCCTCCTGCCAGAACGAGAAGAGCCAGCTCCAGAACAAGGAGCAGGCCATGCGCATCCTGCGGTCCCGGCTGCTCGCCGCGGCCCAGGAGGAGGCCGAGAAGGAGGCGGCGGACGCGCGCCGCAGCCAGGTCCGCACCGTCGACCGGTCCGAGAAGATCCGTACGTACAACTTCCCCGAGAACCGTATTTCGGACCACCGGGTGGGCTTCAAGGCGTACAACCTCGACCAGGTGCTCGACGGCGACCTCGACGCCGTGATCCAGGCATGTGTGGACGCGGACTCCGCAGCGAAGCTCGCTGCCGCGCAGTAG
- a CDS encoding L-threonylcarbamoyladenylate synthase has protein sequence MARRYDCNEASDRATGLREATSAVRRGELVVLPTDTVYGIGADAFSSEAVSDLLEAKGRGRNMPTPVLIGSPNTLHGLVTDFSEQAWELVDAFWPGALTLVAKHQPSLQWDLGDTRGTVAVRMPLHPVAIELLTETGPMAVSSANLTGHRAPEDCDAAQEMLGDSVSVYLDGGPTPGIVPSSIVDVTGRVPVLLRAGALDAEELRKVVPDLEVAP, from the coding sequence ATGGCTCGGCGATACGACTGCAACGAGGCGAGCGATCGCGCCACCGGTCTGCGTGAGGCCACGTCGGCGGTCCGCCGCGGCGAGCTGGTCGTGCTGCCCACGGACACCGTCTACGGGATCGGCGCGGACGCCTTCAGCTCGGAGGCGGTGTCCGATCTCCTGGAGGCGAAGGGCCGCGGCCGGAACATGCCGACCCCCGTCCTCATCGGGTCCCCCAACACCCTGCACGGCCTGGTCACCGACTTCTCCGAGCAGGCGTGGGAGCTGGTCGACGCCTTCTGGCCGGGGGCGCTCACCCTGGTCGCCAAGCACCAGCCCTCGCTCCAGTGGGACCTCGGGGACACCCGGGGCACCGTCGCCGTCCGGATGCCGCTGCACCCGGTCGCCATCGAACTGCTGACGGAGACCGGCCCGATGGCGGTCTCCTCGGCCAACCTCACCGGGCACCGCGCCCCGGAGGACTGCGACGCCGCCCAGGAGATGCTGGGCGACTCCGTCTCGGTCTACCTGGACGGCGGGCCGACCCCGGGGATCGTGCCCTCCTCGATCGTCGATGTGACGGGACGGGTCCCCGTACTGCTGCGCGCGGGCGCGCTCGACGCGGAGGAGCTGCGCAAGGTCGTACCCGACCTTGAGGTGGCGCCTTGA